Proteins from one Elgaria multicarinata webbii isolate HBS135686 ecotype San Diego chromosome 3, rElgMul1.1.pri, whole genome shotgun sequence genomic window:
- the LOC134394713 gene encoding cytochrome b-245 chaperone 1, translating into MYMLVENHSNSILHLKRSPGIRSWSLLVGISSVGLAAAYYSEDSWGWKLFYLAGCLFVAVQNLEEWEEAIFQKDAGKIILKTFNLYKKLLTLSRAGHEQVVVPLDEIRAVNVEEEKVRYFGKGYLVVLRFGTGFSHPLTQSAVMGCRSDVEAVARLITGFLELNKVPTHPDYENSSESDVSDEEEPKDK; encoded by the exons ATGTATATGCTGGTTGAAAACCACTCAAATTCAATTCTTCATCTGAAGAGGTCACCTGGTATCAGGTCTTGGTCTCTCCTTGTAG GGATCTCTTCTGTAGGCCTGGCTGCTGCTTACTACAGTGAAG ATAGCTGGGGATGGAAACTCTTTTATCTTGCTGGTTGTCTCTTTGTAGCTGTGCAAAATCTGGAAGAGTGGGAG GAAGCTATATTTCAAAAAGATGCAGGGAAAATTATCCTAAAGACATTCAACCTTTACAAAAAGCTACTGACCCTGTCAAGAGCTGGTCATGAACAAG TGGTGGTTCCACTGGATGAAATTCGGGCTGTGAATGTGGAAGAAGAGAAAGTGCGTTACTTTGGGAAGGGCTACCTAGTCGTGTTGCGCTTTGGCACTGGATTTTCACATCCTCTGACGCAGAGTGCAGTGATGGGCTGCAGAAG TGATGTTGAGGCTGTGGCCAGGCTTATTactggctttcttgagctgaacaaGGTGCCAACTCATCCAGATTATGAGAACAGCAGTGAATCTGATgttagtgatgaagaggaacccAAGGACAAATAA